In one window of Desulfovibrio sp. DNA:
- a CDS encoding glycosyltransferase has protein sequence MTFAPLRILVVLPMYGGSLPIGRYCARALEEMGHSVRTFEAPLMYPAFTGLQGLELPPAQTAQLENSFLQVVAQAIWAQVQAQEPHLVLAMAQAPMGRSLLQRLRRAGVRTAMWFVEDHEIFQYWRAYAPLYDAFGVIQKQPFLDMLAETGQTNALYLPMAAHPDFHKPVALSPEEQREYGADIGFLGAGYPNRRLAFRPLLGRNFKIWGSDWEGENLLAAHVQRGGARIGEEESVKIYNATKVNLNLHSSLHTTELVSQGDFVNPRTFELAAMNAFQLVDQRSLLADLFAPDELATFSTTEELYAKLDYFLAHPEARSAYAARAQQRVLREHTYQQRMQRLLDYMAERLGPWADGGNGAHAHENADGQNAASGSPELPLPKGLTPELSAELNSAMASTVERLGLGPHADFDHVAAALRARSGVLDEIETCLLFLDEWRKQYAK, from the coding sequence ATGACCTTTGCCCCTCTGAGAATTCTTGTGGTTTTGCCGATGTATGGCGGTTCCTTGCCCATAGGCAGGTACTGCGCACGCGCCCTGGAAGAGATGGGGCACAGCGTGCGGACTTTCGAGGCTCCACTCATGTATCCGGCTTTTACGGGACTGCAGGGGCTTGAGCTGCCTCCGGCCCAGACCGCGCAACTGGAGAATTCCTTTCTTCAGGTTGTGGCCCAGGCCATATGGGCGCAGGTGCAGGCGCAGGAGCCGCATCTGGTTCTGGCCATGGCCCAGGCTCCCATGGGGCGCAGCCTTCTCCAGCGCTTGCGGCGGGCAGGGGTGCGCACGGCCATGTGGTTTGTCGAAGACCATGAGATTTTTCAATACTGGCGCGCCTACGCCCCCCTGTATGATGCCTTTGGCGTTATCCAGAAGCAGCCTTTCCTTGATATGCTGGCCGAGACAGGTCAGACCAACGCGCTCTATCTGCCCATGGCCGCGCATCCGGATTTTCATAAGCCAGTGGCTCTCAGCCCTGAAGAACAGCGGGAGTATGGCGCGGATATCGGGTTTTTGGGTGCTGGCTATCCCAATCGGCGGTTGGCCTTCAGGCCCTTGCTGGGCCGCAATTTCAAAATCTGGGGTTCTGACTGGGAAGGCGAAAATCTGCTGGCCGCGCATGTGCAGCGAGGCGGCGCACGCATCGGGGAAGAGGAAAGCGTAAAAATCTATAATGCCACCAAGGTGAACCTCAATCTGCATTCCAGCCTGCATACCACAGAGCTTGTAAGTCAGGGCGATTTTGTCAATCCGCGCACCTTCGAACTGGCAGCCATGAACGCTTTTCAGCTTGTGGACCAACGCAGTTTGCTGGCTGACCTTTTTGCCCCCGATGAACTGGCGACCTTTTCCACCACTGAAGAGCTGTATGCCAAGCTTGACTATTTTCTCGCGCATCCCGAAGCGCGGAGCGCATATGCCGCAAGGGCGCAACAACGGGTGTTGCGTGAGCACACCTATCAGCAGCGCATGCAGCGCCTGCTGGATTATATGGCCGAGCGTCTTGGCCCCTGGGCCGATGGCGGGAACGGAGCACACGCGCACGAAAACGCGGACGGGCAAAATGCCGCATCCGGCTCCCCGGAGCTGCCATTGCCCAAGGGATTGACGCCGGAACTGTCGGCGGAACTGAACTCTGCCATGGCCAGCACAGTGGAGCGCCTGGGGCTTGGCCCCCATGCGGATTTTGACCATGTTGCCGCAGCACTGAGAGCACGATCCGGCGTGCTTGATGAAATCGAAACCTGCTTGCTGTTCCTGGACGAATGGCGCAAGCAGTACGCAAAATAA
- a CDS encoding bifunctional precorrin-2 dehydrogenase/sirohydrochlorin ferrochelatase — protein METFAPKPPMYPLFLSLNGLDCLLVGLGQVGQRKLSGLLACDPALVLVLERNDPPAHDAALQDMLRDERVRFERRTCTADDIRGKTLVFAATGDADENRRIAAMCRSLGVLCNCASTPEEGNFQVPAVARCAPLAAALSTGGASPALARRWKDELAQWLAPRARMATLMGRLRPLVLALGVETGQNTQLFRSLAVSPLQQWLEAGDIESCRQCLLAELPAELHVHIAELLYDLP, from the coding sequence ATGGAAACTTTCGCGCCAAAACCTCCCATGTATCCGCTCTTTCTCAGCCTCAACGGGCTGGATTGCCTGCTGGTCGGACTGGGACAGGTCGGGCAGCGAAAACTGTCTGGCCTTCTGGCCTGCGATCCGGCATTGGTTCTGGTGCTGGAGCGCAACGATCCGCCAGCGCACGACGCTGCCCTGCAAGATATGCTGCGGGATGAGCGTGTACGCTTTGAGCGCCGAACCTGCACGGCGGACGACATACGCGGTAAAACCCTGGTGTTTGCCGCCACAGGCGATGCGGATGAAAACCGGCGCATTGCGGCCATGTGCCGCAGCCTGGGCGTACTGTGCAACTGCGCCAGCACGCCGGAAGAAGGAAATTTTCAGGTTCCTGCTGTGGCCCGTTGCGCTCCCCTTGCCGCGGCCCTGTCCACAGGCGGCGCAAGCCCTGCCCTGGCCAGGCGCTGGAAAGACGAACTGGCTCAATGGCTGGCCCCCCGTGCCCGCATGGCGACCCTTATGGGCAGGTTGCGTCCTCTGGTTCTTGCCTTGGGCGTCGAGACAGGGCAGAATACGCAGTTGTTCCGAAGTTTGGCAGTCTCCCCGCTTCAGCAGTGGCTTGAAGCCGGTGATATTGAGAGCTGCCGACAGTGCCTGCTGGCGGAACTGCCAGCGGAATTGCACGTTCATATAGCGGAGTTACTTTATGATCTCCCCTGA
- a CDS encoding glycosyltransferase family 9 protein, with product MATFLVIQAARFGDVVQTGRLLRTLARRGQVHLAVDAGLSALARQIYPFATVHGLALHGCQEHEILEKNIRVLAGWRGMEFTAVYNCNFSGLTAALCRMFAPETVVGYRPAAEGIWRSPWARMAFKLSGQRVLSSLNLVDFWGHFAHDPLPPAEVNPVAAPGGQGIGVVLAGRESRRSLPAPLLADVVRTAFSSMGGPKVRLLGSSAEKNVARKLQRLLPSKMLDRVEDLSGKTDWPGLVDAVSGLDALITPDTGSMHLAARLGVPVLAFFLSSAFAHETGPYGPGHFVWQAERHCAPCLESAPCPYDTACLEPFRSQALLRSLTLALTEGTERATLPEGLQLWRSRVDSLGTVLHLVAGTDRHAARRAQVREFLASYLNVPFVSSADDAEGMTISGEANSGHAWLFDEWLCRDTDWMLPPGRYC from the coding sequence ATGGCGACATTTTTGGTCATTCAGGCGGCACGCTTTGGCGATGTGGTGCAAACCGGGCGCTTGCTGCGCACCCTTGCGCGGCGTGGCCAGGTGCATCTGGCTGTTGATGCTGGCCTGTCTGCCCTTGCGCGCCAGATCTACCCGTTTGCCACAGTGCACGGTCTTGCTTTGCACGGCTGTCAGGAACATGAAATTCTGGAAAAAAATATCCGGGTTCTGGCAGGCTGGCGCGGCATGGAGTTCACTGCCGTATACAATTGCAATTTTTCCGGCCTGACGGCGGCTCTGTGCCGTATGTTCGCGCCAGAGACTGTTGTGGGCTACAGGCCTGCTGCCGAAGGCATATGGCGCTCCCCGTGGGCCAGGATGGCCTTTAAGTTGAGCGGCCAGCGCGTGCTTTCATCGCTGAATCTTGTGGATTTTTGGGGCCATTTCGCCCATGACCCTTTGCCGCCAGCCGAGGTTAATCCCGTGGCCGCCCCTGGCGGGCAGGGGATAGGCGTGGTGCTGGCCGGACGCGAATCCCGCCGTTCTTTGCCTGCGCCCCTGCTGGCTGACGTGGTGCGCACGGCTTTTTCCTCCATGGGTGGGCCAAAAGTGCGCCTGCTTGGCTCCAGTGCGGAAAAAAACGTGGCGCGCAAACTGCAACGGCTGTTGCCGTCCAAGATGCTCGACAGGGTGGAAGACCTCAGCGGCAAAACCGACTGGCCGGGCCTTGTTGACGCGGTCAGCGGGCTGGACGCCCTGATAACGCCGGATACGGGCAGCATGCACCTGGCCGCGCGCCTTGGCGTGCCTGTTCTGGCCTTTTTTCTGTCTTCAGCCTTTGCGCATGAAACAGGGCCGTACGGGCCGGGGCATTTTGTCTGGCAGGCCGAACGGCATTGCGCCCCGTGTCTGGAATCGGCCCCATGCCCATATGACACGGCCTGTCTTGAGCCTTTTCGCAGTCAGGCCCTGCTGCGCTCCTTGACGCTGGCCCTGACCGAAGGAACGGAACGGGCGACTTTGCCCGAAGGTTTGCAGCTGTGGCGCAGCCGCGTGGATTCTCTTGGCACAGTGCTGCATCTTGTGGCCGGGACCGACAGGCATGCGGCCAGACGTGCACAGGTGCGGGAATTTCTGGCCTCATATCTGAATGTGCCCTTTGTGTCGTCAGCAGACGACGCTGAGGGCATGACTATTTCTGGGGAGGCCAATTCTGGTCATGCCTGGCTGTTTGACGAATGGTTGTGCCGTGATACGGATTGGATGCTGCCGCCCGGCAGATACTGCTGA